A region of the Candidatus Cloacimonadota bacterium genome:
CTTTCCTGCCAGAGCATTAGCCCAATTGATACTGCCAAGGCGATGCACATTTAGCTTGACACAAAACATATTTAAGGCTTTATGGCAAGAATTGGTGATATATATGACTACTTGCATAATTTCAAACTCACATCCCACGAACGATGTTCGGCTTTTTTACAAGCTGGGGCAAAGCCTTAGCAAGCTTGGAGATGCGTATGTAATCTCCACAAACGGGATGGTAAAAAGCAGCAGTAGTCCCTATCAGGTAGTTGTAGATGCCCCTTCTCCGCTTAAAGCCTTGCCTTTGCTATATAAAGAAGCAATTAAATATCAGCCGGATTTGCTTATATGTGTAGAACCTCTTACCATAATTGTGGGTATATTCTTAAAGCGTAAGCTTGGTTGTCGAGTTGTATTTGATGCTCATGAGTTTTTTGCAGATGCTCATGCCGAGCGCTTCAAATTTCCCTTGCGCCCTTTAGTTAAAATGCTTTATTTAAGTATTCTTCGCTTCTTAGCCGCAAAAACAGATTCGGTTTGGGCAGTAAATCGTGAGATTCTCAACCAACTATTTCCCAGAAATGCGAATGCCGCAAATCTTTTAGTGCTACCCAATTACCCCATGGCAAATGTGTGGGATTATCAATGCGACGTTCCCGGCTCACTTAGTCAACTTTGCGAAATGCGGTTCGATCTCATCTATATCGGTGGCCTAACAAGAGATAGAGGCATCTTTAAGATACTTAAATGCGCAAGCTTGCTAAAGGCAGAATTTCCTCGTATTAAGATACTTATAATGGGAAAATTTCACGATCCCGGAATAGAAAGTCTTTTTAACGATAGTGTTAATACATACAATCTGAATGCCATAATTTACTATCAAGAATGGATTCCTGCCGAAAAGATTGGATTGTTGTTGAAACGATCCCGATTTGGGCTCTGGCTATTTAATCCTAAAGTTAAAAGAATGAGTTTGGCTACTCCTCTAAAAGTACTGGAGTACTTAGCTGCCGGCCTACCGGTAATAAGCATTAAAACGCCATTGATGAAGAGCCTGATAGAGCATAATAAACTTGGCGTTCTTTGCAGTTATCGTTCCCGTGATATAGCTGCATCAATTGCTCAAATGCTTAGAACCCCGTCGGAAGAGTATAAGGCTATGAGCAAACGTTGTATTGATATTTCGGAATCACGTTTTAACTGGGAATCTTTGGAGCCTGCCTTATTTGATTTACTCAGCAGAATAGAATGAATATTCTATATATAAGCTATTTCTTCCCACCCTTGGGAGGTCCCGCAGCCATACGCAATACCAAGACAGTTAAATACCTTAGCAAAGCGGGCGCCAAAGTCCACGTTATTACAGTAGAAGATATAGAGTATGCCTATCGAGATCCTAAGCTCGGTGAAGAAGTTCAAGCTTACGCTCTGCAGCGAGTGCCATCACTGGATCCAATGGCACTCTTAAGAAAGATTTTTGGCAACAAGCACTCAAAATCTCAATTTGTGTACAAACGCAGTCCCGAACGGCTTAAACTACTTATCCGCAGACTATATCCAATCGATGAAAAGATCGGTTGGTTGCCTGGATTACTCAAAGCCGGCAGGAACCTATTGGCAAATCAAACATTTGATTTTATTTTTGTTTCTTGCGGACCCTTTTCGTCTGCCGTGGCAGCATACAAACTAGCTGAGGAATTCAAGATCAAGCTGGTGGTGGACTACCGGGATTACTGGACACTGCTCTCAGATTATGACCTAATGGGCAATGCTTTAAAACGGTGGCATTCGCACCGCTGGGAAAGGCGCATCATAAAGCGGGCTGACTTACTGGTCTGCGCCACTAAAGGCATCCGTGACTCTTTGGCAGAATCCTTTGATCCCACAATCCTTAACCGCAGCTTAATCCTTTATAACGGACACGATGAAGAAGATTTTAAGAATATTACCCATAAACGTCCCTCCGGAGAATTCTTCAGCCTTGCCTATTTTGGAAACATCTATGCCCGCCGCAGCTTGAAATATTTGTATGCTGCCATCTTAGAACTGGAGCGGGAGCACCTAATCCCTCAAAAATTGCGAGTACTTCTCTATGGCAATTTCAACCGGGAAGTACATGATGAGGTTGCTCACAGCGGCATTGAAGAACGCATTATTATAATGCCTCAACTTACTCACCGCAAAGCCCTTAGCGCAATGCAAGAAGCAGATGCACTGGTTCTGGCGATAAATGGCAGTAGCCCCAAAGGTACATTAACCTCAAAGATTTTTGAGTATCTCAGATTGGGAAAATCTATTTTAGCTTTGGTTCCCCCCTCAGGAGAAGCTGCCGAATTGCTGAAAGAGTGCGGCATTTCTTCTGTATGCGCTATGGAATCTATCTCTCAGATAAAGAACTGCTTAAGCTGCTTATTTGACAATTTTGGTACAGAACCCGGAGTCTCACCTGCGCTTTACAAATACGAACGAAGCTCTCAAGTTTTGGCTTTATACCAAAAACTGACTCTTCTTGTAGAGAACAACTCTAACACAAAAGAATAGATAGGCCACAACTAAGTCCCTCCCCCTTGCTTTAGGCATGATTCAAGCATAGTTTAAGGAAAGATGATCCTATACCAATAAGATAATGTTAGCCTAAAAATTCTCTAATAACAGCTTGATGCAGTGGGAGAAGATCTTGTTACAACATGGATTATTTATACAACAAGAGAAAGTTGCAAATCCATATAGACCCCATCACAGATTCGTTTGTGCTGCACTGTCTGGGCTGCCAAGCTCCATTTCGCAGAGGCAGCGGAGCTTCCAGAGAGAAAAGACCTTCGG
Encoded here:
- a CDS encoding glycosyltransferase is translated as MNILYISYFFPPLGGPAAIRNTKTVKYLSKAGAKVHVITVEDIEYAYRDPKLGEEVQAYALQRVPSLDPMALLRKIFGNKHSKSQFVYKRSPERLKLLIRRLYPIDEKIGWLPGLLKAGRNLLANQTFDFIFVSCGPFSSAVAAYKLAEEFKIKLVVDYRDYWTLLSDYDLMGNALKRWHSHRWERRIIKRADLLVCATKGIRDSLAESFDPTILNRSLILYNGHDEEDFKNITHKRPSGEFFSLAYFGNIYARRSLKYLYAAILELEREHLIPQKLRVLLYGNFNREVHDEVAHSGIEERIIIMPQLTHRKALSAMQEADALVLAINGSSPKGTLTSKIFEYLRLGKSILALVPPSGEAAELLKECGISSVCAMESISQIKNCLSCLFDNFGTEPGVSPALYKYERSSQVLALYQKLTLLVENNSNTKE
- a CDS encoding glycosyltransferase, with translation MTTCIISNSHPTNDVRLFYKLGQSLSKLGDAYVISTNGMVKSSSSPYQVVVDAPSPLKALPLLYKEAIKYQPDLLICVEPLTIIVGIFLKRKLGCRVVFDAHEFFADAHAERFKFPLRPLVKMLYLSILRFLAAKTDSVWAVNREILNQLFPRNANAANLLVLPNYPMANVWDYQCDVPGSLSQLCEMRFDLIYIGGLTRDRGIFKILKCASLLKAEFPRIKILIMGKFHDPGIESLFNDSVNTYNLNAIIYYQEWIPAEKIGLLLKRSRFGLWLFNPKVKRMSLATPLKVLEYLAAGLPVISIKTPLMKSLIEHNKLGVLCSYRSRDIAASIAQMLRTPSEEYKAMSKRCIDISESRFNWESLEPALFDLLSRIE